A genomic region of Verrucomicrobiota bacterium contains the following coding sequences:
- a CDS encoding efflux RND transporter permease subunit, whose product MKSFTDIFIRRPVLALVVNLVIVIAGFQAIRSLVVRQYPRSDNAAVTVMTVYVGANADLVRGFITTPLERAIAAADGIDYIESTSKLGLSTINVRLKLNYDPIKALSEISSRVDQVRNNLPPEAEVPIINIVPTDSQFASAYLSFTADLLEANQITDYLVRVVQPRLSALEGVQRADILGGRTFAMRIWLKQDQMAALNINPAQVREALAANNFLSAVGHTKGSLVQVNLSANTDLRSVEEFRNLVVRQSGDKLVRLSDIADVVLGAEDYETEVRFTGQKAVFMGVWVLPNANSLDVIKRVREEMDSIQKELPTGMQGRIAYDATKYIDTAIQEVLKTLTETLMIVAIVIFLFLGSLRSVLIPLVAIPISLIGAIFLMQAFGFTLNLLTLLAIVLSVGLVVDDAIVIVENVERHVREGLTPVQAAILGARELVSPVIAMTVTLAAVYAPIGLQGGLTGSLFREFAFTLAGAVFISGVVALTLSPVMSSKLLDSGREEHGFTGWINHAFDRLRKFYGRILDATLSARPAVYIIWITLSVLAVPLFIMASKELAPTEDQSIVFAIVEAAADATIDQTAFYTDALNREWMKIPEASQSFQITFPDNGFGGMVTKPWNERKRSVFQIMPEAQAIISRIPGVRSFAAIPPALPGGGQFPVEFVICATAEPEVILQFADKLQQIAATNGMFAFPPIIDTKLDQPEVELVMDRDKVAALGLNLASVGADLAALVGGNYVNRFNFDGRSYKVIPQLKRIERLNASQLENTYVKGPNGQLVSLSTFATLHKKNSPRSLNRFQQFNAVKLSGVAIRPLDEALKFLEGEATKILPKGYKLDYTGESRQLRVEGSKFLPAFILALVLIFLVLAAQFNSFRDPLIILLGSVPLAMFGALIFCFLKMPNPNMAFWTDGWTTTLNIYSQVGLVTLIGLVSKNGILIVEFANVQQRLGLGKVQAVRQAALVRLRPVLMTSAATICGHFPLTLVSGAGAAARNSIGIVIVAGMFLGTVFTLLVIPSLYVLIAKQHTKESSEADGDLAESSVEK is encoded by the coding sequence ATGAAGTCGTTTACAGATATTTTTATCCGGCGCCCGGTGCTGGCGCTGGTGGTGAACCTGGTGATTGTGATTGCCGGGTTTCAAGCCATCCGGTCGCTGGTGGTGCGTCAATATCCACGCAGCGACAATGCCGCCGTCACCGTGATGACGGTTTACGTGGGTGCCAACGCCGACCTGGTGCGCGGGTTCATCACCACCCCTTTGGAGCGGGCCATCGCTGCCGCCGATGGGATTGACTACATTGAATCCACCAGCAAACTCGGGCTTTCCACCATCAACGTCCGGCTCAAGCTCAACTACGATCCCATCAAGGCGCTGTCTGAAATCAGCTCTCGCGTGGACCAGGTGCGCAACAACCTTCCGCCCGAAGCGGAGGTTCCCATCATCAACATCGTCCCCACTGATTCGCAGTTTGCCTCCGCCTACCTGAGTTTTACGGCGGATCTTCTCGAAGCAAATCAGATCACCGATTACCTTGTGCGGGTGGTGCAACCCCGGTTATCCGCGCTGGAAGGCGTGCAGCGGGCGGATATTTTGGGCGGTCGCACGTTTGCCATGCGCATCTGGCTGAAACAGGACCAGATGGCCGCGCTGAACATCAATCCCGCGCAGGTGCGCGAGGCGCTGGCGGCCAACAACTTCCTCTCCGCCGTGGGCCACACCAAGGGCTCGCTGGTGCAGGTGAATCTCTCGGCCAACACGGACCTGCGTTCCGTGGAGGAGTTCCGCAACCTGGTCGTGCGCCAGTCCGGGGATAAATTGGTGCGCCTCTCCGACATTGCGGACGTGGTGCTGGGCGCGGAGGATTATGAAACCGAGGTGCGCTTCACCGGACAAAAGGCGGTATTCATGGGGGTCTGGGTATTGCCCAATGCCAACTCGCTGGATGTGATCAAACGGGTGCGTGAGGAAATGGACTCGATCCAAAAGGAACTGCCCACCGGCATGCAGGGCCGGATTGCCTACGATGCCACCAAATACATTGATACCGCCATCCAAGAGGTGTTGAAGACGCTCACGGAGACCCTGATGATTGTCGCGATCGTGATTTTCCTGTTCCTCGGTTCGCTGCGGTCTGTGCTGATCCCGCTGGTGGCCATTCCCATCTCGCTGATCGGCGCCATCTTCCTGATGCAGGCGTTTGGGTTCACGCTCAATCTGCTGACGCTGCTGGCGATTGTGCTATCGGTCGGCCTGGTGGTGGATGATGCGATTGTCATCGTGGAGAACGTGGAACGCCATGTACGCGAAGGCCTGACTCCGGTGCAAGCCGCCATCCTCGGGGCGCGGGAACTGGTGAGCCCGGTGATCGCCATGACGGTCACCCTGGCGGCGGTGTATGCCCCGATCGGGCTACAAGGCGGCCTTACCGGTTCGCTGTTCCGTGAATTTGCTTTCACGCTCGCCGGCGCAGTGTTCATTTCCGGTGTCGTGGCGCTCACGTTATCACCGGTCATGTCTTCCAAACTGCTGGACTCCGGACGGGAAGAACATGGGTTTACCGGCTGGATCAACCACGCCTTTGACCGGCTGCGCAAATTTTATGGTCGCATCCTGGACGCCACGCTCTCGGCGCGTCCCGCCGTGTATATCATCTGGATCACGCTTAGCGTGCTGGCGGTGCCGCTATTCATCATGGCCTCCAAGGAACTCGCGCCGACCGAAGATCAGAGCATTGTGTTCGCCATTGTTGAGGCGGCCGCAGATGCCACCATTGACCAGACCGCATTTTATACCGATGCCCTTAACCGGGAATGGATGAAAATTCCCGAGGCCAGCCAATCGTTCCAGATTACTTTCCCGGATAATGGTTTTGGCGGCATGGTGACCAAACCCTGGAACGAGCGGAAACGTTCCGTATTCCAGATCATGCCCGAAGCGCAGGCGATCATCAGCCGCATTCCCGGCGTGCGCAGCTTCGCGGCAATCCCGCCGGCGCTGCCGGGCGGCGGCCAGTTCCCAGTGGAGTTTGTCATTTGCGCCACCGCCGAACCCGAAGTGATTTTGCAATTTGCCGATAAATTGCAGCAGATTGCCGCCACCAACGGCATGTTCGCATTTCCACCGATCATTGACACCAAACTGGATCAACCCGAAGTCGAGTTGGTAATGGACCGCGATAAGGTCGCGGCGCTCGGGCTGAACCTGGCATCCGTCGGCGCAGACCTTGCGGCGCTGGTCGGCGGTAATTACGTGAATCGCTTCAACTTTGATGGACGCAGCTACAAGGTGATTCCGCAGCTCAAGCGCATCGAGCGCCTGAACGCCAGCCAGTTGGAAAACACGTATGTAAAAGGACCCAACGGACAATTGGTGTCGCTCAGCACGTTTGCCACCCTGCACAAGAAAAACAGTCCGCGCTCCCTCAACCGGTTTCAGCAGTTTAATGCCGTCAAGCTTAGCGGCGTGGCGATCCGCCCGCTGGACGAGGCACTCAAATTTCTGGAAGGCGAAGCCACGAAGATCCTGCCGAAAGGGTACAAGCTGGATTATACCGGGGAATCCCGCCAGTTGCGCGTTGAAGGCAGTAAGTTCCTGCCCGCCTTCATCCTGGCGCTGGTGCTGATCTTCCTGGTACTGGCGGCCCAATTCAACAGTTTCCGCGATCCGCTCATCATTCTGCTGGGGTCCGTGCCCCTCGCCATGTTTGGCGCGCTGATATTCTGCTTCCTCAAGATGCCGAATCCGAACATGGCATTCTGGACGGACGGCTGGACCACCACGCTGAATATTTATTCCCAAGTCGGGCTGGTTACACTTATCGGGCTGGTATCGAAAAACGGCATTCTCATTGTCGAATTTGCCAATGTCCAACAGCGGCTCGGGCTGGGCAAGGTCCAGGCGGTGCGCCAGGCGGCCCTGGTCCGGCTGCGTCCCGTGCTGATGACCAGTGCCGCCACCATTTGCGGACATTTCCCGCTGACGTTGGTTTCCGGCGCTGGCGCCGCCGCGCGCAATTCCATTGGCATTGTGATTGTGGCGGGCATGTTCCTCGGCACTGTGTTCACCTTGTTGGTGATTCCCTCTCTCTATGTGCTGATCGCAAAGCAACACACGAAGGAAAGTTCAGAAGCAGACGGGGACCTCGCCGAATCTAGCGTGGAAAAATGA
- a CDS encoding efflux RND transporter periplasmic adaptor subunit yields the protein MKLRIVLAIVIVLLVLSGLVGVKALQIQKLIAAGQSFTPPPETVSTTVVRAEQWQGTISAIGTVVAVQGVTVTPDIPGIVREITFESGAMVASNALLVKLDVSSEIAQLRAVESQVELARLNLGRIRSLRSDNTVSQSDLDTADAALKQAQANADVIQATIEKKTIRAPFAGQLGLRQVNLGQYLEAGRPIVSLQSLAPVYVEFSMPQQELARLKTGMRVRVITDTYPGQLFTGTLTAINPDLDQGTRSVRLQATFDNQEGKLRPGMFTRVEVLLPEEKAVMVIPATSVLSAPYGNSVYLVEASSGKDGKPGLTVRQQFVRTGQARGDLLSVESGLKAGDRIVSAGIFKLRNGMSVVENNNLSPKNDAAPRPTDS from the coding sequence ATGAAACTACGAATCGTACTCGCCATTGTCATTGTGCTGCTGGTCCTGAGCGGACTGGTGGGCGTGAAAGCCCTGCAAATTCAGAAACTGATTGCCGCCGGGCAATCGTTTACACCGCCACCCGAAACGGTTTCCACGACGGTGGTGCGCGCGGAACAGTGGCAGGGAACGATCTCCGCCATTGGTACGGTGGTCGCGGTCCAGGGCGTCACGGTCACCCCGGATATTCCCGGCATCGTGCGGGAAATCACTTTTGAATCCGGGGCGATGGTGGCGAGCAACGCGTTGCTGGTAAAACTGGATGTTTCAAGTGAGATCGCCCAACTGCGGGCCGTTGAATCACAAGTGGAATTAGCCCGATTGAATTTGGGCCGCATTCGCAGCCTGCGCAGTGATAACACCGTATCGCAATCCGACTTGGATACTGCCGACGCGGCTCTGAAACAGGCCCAAGCCAATGCGGATGTTATTCAAGCCACGATTGAAAAGAAAACCATCCGCGCCCCGTTTGCCGGGCAGCTCGGTTTGCGCCAGGTGAACCTGGGCCAGTATTTGGAGGCCGGCCGCCCCATCGTTTCGCTCCAGTCCCTGGCCCCGGTTTATGTGGAATTTTCCATGCCGCAACAGGAACTGGCCCGGCTGAAAACCGGGATGCGGGTGCGGGTCATTACCGACACCTATCCAGGACAATTGTTTACCGGGACCCTGACGGCCATCAACCCGGATCTGGATCAAGGCACCCGCAGCGTGCGGCTGCAGGCCACGTTCGACAATCAGGAAGGCAAGCTGCGCCCCGGCATGTTTACCCGCGTGGAGGTGTTGCTGCCGGAGGAAAAAGCCGTCATGGTAATTCCGGCCACTTCGGTCCTCAGTGCCCCGTACGGCAACTCGGTGTACCTGGTTGAAGCGTCGAGCGGCAAGGATGGGAAGCCCGGACTGACCGTGCGCCAGCAGTTCGTGCGCACCGGGCAGGCGCGGGGTGACTTGCTCAGCGTGGAATCAGGACTCAAAGCCGGCGACCGCATCGTGAGCGCAGGCATATTCAAGCTGCGCAACGGTATGTCCGTGGTCGAGAACAATAACCTGTCGCCCAAGAATGACGCGGCCCCACGCCCCACGGACAGTTAA
- a CDS encoding TetR/AcrR family transcriptional regulator, which translates to MQSKERRTKAKEALRSKILDAARTLFAQRGYEAVTMREIARQISYTATALYYHFPDKETLLRELCETDFRSLSDYFRRLGRILDPVERIRKTSLAYVNFGLEYPQHYRLMFMTPHPEPHPDQYRIERGNPDEDAYAFLHTAVQEAIAEGRFRPELKDSNLIAQIIWSGVHGLVALHLTKTESRWIDWRPAGRTADLLTETLLHGLLRKTPT; encoded by the coding sequence ATGCAATCCAAAGAACGGCGGACGAAAGCCAAAGAAGCGCTGCGGTCGAAAATCCTCGACGCGGCACGCACCCTGTTTGCCCAGCGGGGTTATGAAGCCGTCACCATGCGGGAGATTGCCAGGCAGATCAGTTATACCGCCACCGCGCTCTACTATCATTTCCCAGACAAGGAAACCTTGCTGCGGGAGTTGTGCGAGACGGATTTCCGTTCGTTGTCCGACTACTTCAGGCGCTTGGGGCGCATCCTGGACCCGGTGGAGCGCATCCGCAAAACCAGCCTGGCGTATGTCAATTTCGGATTGGAGTATCCGCAGCATTACCGGCTGATGTTCATGACCCCGCACCCGGAGCCGCACCCCGACCAGTACCGGATCGAACGGGGAAATCCCGACGAGGATGCCTACGCGTTTCTGCACACGGCGGTGCAAGAGGCGATTGCGGAAGGGCGTTTTCGTCCCGAATTAAAAGACTCCAACCTGATCGCGCAAATAATCTGGTCGGGGGTGCACGGGCTGGTCGCCCTGCATTTGACCAAGACGGAGAGCCGGTGGATAGACTGGCGTCCGGCGGGACGGACCGCCGACCTGCTGACCGAGACGCTGCTGCACGGACTGCTCCGTAAAACACCAACCTGA